The genomic DNA ATAAACCGATTTAACGCACGCTCCGAGCCGTCTTTAACAATGCCTGCTTTGTGCATTTGTATCCAAATTGCGCGGATTTTGTGAGTGATTCGGGATTTCACAATCGCATGTTCAGTTACCGGTGTTCTGCCTTTTCTGACTTGTGGTTTAAACCCCTTATCTTTCATGCTTTCGTACACTTTTAAAAGCTCCTCAATCGTCATTTTAGTGGTGCTTGTTTTGCCGGTTAGATTATCCAACAACACACGATAACTTAACTCATCCATATTTAACTTGCTTTTTGCAATATGGATCAGCTGGATAAGTTTAGGTTTAGTTAATTTAACGTCTAGTATCATTTTTCCATTCCAACCAAATTGTATATTCCGGCATATTCTTTACAAATTCCAATTGCCCAATAGCAGCATATTGCTCAATGTACTGTATTGCAGCCGTACGCTTGTCTTCTTCCAATTTTTCCGTATTTTCCACCGTACTTTTACCTTGCTCATTGCGCACCACAGCAAATAACGGTTTCGCCCCCTCATACACCTTTTTGAGATAATTGTGATTTGTTAACGCTACCACATTTCGGGTTTCACGGCGGTTTTTCATCACGCCACTGACAGTTTCGGTGAGCGCATGGGACAACAACGGACTCGGCTGATACATATCCAACACCTCTTGCATTAATTTTAATGCTCTTGAGTTAGATAATGCGCTTTTCCCGGTCTAAATAGGGAAATATAACTCACCAACGCACGGGCATTGTCGCCGCGTAAATTGGTAATAATACCCAACATTTCACGCCCCGCGTCATCTTCTAATAGCACATCCAAGTGGATGTCACTATGGCAAACCGGGCAACGGCATAATTTCACTTTAAAACTCCTTTAAACTAGGTTTAAAACACATTATTCAGCCCACTTCATCTAACTTATTCCCCTCTTTTGTAAAGAGGGTTAGGGAAGATTTAATGGACTGTAAATGGGTTTTAGTCGATTGGTGGTTGTGGCAACGGTTTCCAATGTGTTACACCTTCAAACTCTACACCGTCAAAACTACAAAATCCCATACCATCTTCAAAGTAGCTGCCCGTTCTAATTAGCCACCCGGATTCGGATTCCGGTACCTTCATTGCAAATAAAACTTCACTCCAATCGCCTGGCAACCGTTCCGAACACTTAATCCAGCCATTTTGTGGATACTCAACAAGCACCGGAGGATTTTCAACCATGTGAATGAACTCATCGGCATAGAGTTCTTTTTCCTCTTCGGTGAGCGGTCTGGTCGGTAAATCAAATCCGCCTAACACAACCCCAAAACACCCCTCTTTTATAGCGTCTTCAAGGTCAGTATCAAATCCATCATTTGTGCCAAATTCAAATATCTGGTCGACACAGTCTTGTGCTTGTGATTTAGCTTCGTCTAATGTATCGTGCGTTGTGAACTCACGTTCTAACGCGTCATAAGCAAAATATTTGTTCATTTTTATTTTCCTTGTAACATCAAAAATTCACTTTGTTTGATTTCCGTTAAACACTCAGGGATTGCCGGAAAATCATCACCACCGAAGCCTTCTGATTTCACCCGGTATTTTTGCGATAAAGTGATCGCTTGCCACACCACACACTGCGATATATGCCATGTTACTCGCAAACACCCAACAATTAAGCGCTAACTCGCTTATCATAAAATCATTAAAACTTGGATATTGATTTAATATATTTCTGAGTTCTTGGATTTTAGCGTTAAACGCCTTGCCGGCTTTGGTGCGATTGTTGCCGGTAATATTCACTTTCCCACCTTCAATCATTTCAAATTTATAGGTTTTATCCTCTTTAATTTTTTCAAATTCAGGATTGTTTTCGCTACATACAATGCCATAAATTCGACTTTCACTGCCGCGCCAAAACTCATAAAACGGGATAGTGTCAAAAATTACGTCTAATTCTTTGTTTCGTTGTTCGTGGTCGATATTCCATTGTTGATAAAGTGATTTAACCGGTTCAACATTTAATGCACATTTAAAATATCTAAATTCAGGTTTCATTTTTACCCCTTTCTCCATTCGCCCTTAGGCATTATTTCGGTTATGTCGGCGTCTGCCCATTTTAAAAATTTGGTTACGCTAATTTTCGGATAATGCCGTCCATCTTTTACTGACGGGCTGTCATATTGCAACCCCTGGACGAACCCTTCTTTGTTGTCATAAATCATCCCAACCCAAAGGATTTGTCTATCTCCCAATAAACGGGCGAATCCGTATGTTTGAGGGCGTTTCGCCGAATAAACATGCCCAACTTTTAGGTCTTCTGTTGTTAGCTCTGCCATACTCACTCCAACACCGGCGTAATCTTCCACGCCACACATTTCATTTCTCTGCTTGCTGCCTGTAATAGCTTCAAGCACGCTTTATCATCATCTTCCTGCCACATTTCCTTGGCCATTTCTAACTGCTCAATAATCTGTGCCAATTGGATAGTTACATGCGACTTTTTATCTTTGTCAATCATAGTATTCATCCCCTTTGGATGGCACAGGCTCAACCTCAATCACGTCATACACTTCGGTGATGATGTGCGCCATTTGGGTGAGGTCATTGTTATTCAAATCGCAAGCGTCCATCGCTTGTTGCATGTTTTCGGCTTCAATTGCAAATTCCACCGTGCAATCTAGCCTGACGAGATATTTAGCCATTATTCGCTCCTTAGTTGTTATTCTAAAACTCATTATTCAGCGCACTTAAACCGTGCTTAAATGCGCTGTAAATGGGCTTTATCGGCCTTTGCAAGCAAGCAAGATCACAATCAATGCAAAGCTAGCCCACCCCCATATACTCAGCAGTGTTATTAAGCGTTCATCCATCTTGCTTTACCTCCGTTTGTTTCTTGCGTTTTAATCTTGGGTGCCAGTGTTCGCAAAATTCACCGCGCGTAATTGCCCAATCTTGATTAACCGTTTTTTTGGCGATATCTGCCGCCTTAAACCAAAGCGTCGCGGCATAACTCAAATCCCCCGCACGTTCCACTTCAACGGCCAGCTCGGATAAGTCCTTGTAGGTCATTTCCATGATTAATCCCGTCTAATTGAGTTTAATATTCGGGTGTAATCTGCTGCGGTGACTCTATCCGCCGTCACAGTTGACCCGTTGACAAAGTTAAATGTCAGTTTTACGGTCCCATCTTCGTTTTTATCCGCTTTAATGATGGTTACTTGGTCTAAATTAATTAGGTCCGGATATTCTTTTCTTCCTGTTAATCCTAAGTAGTTCATTTTGCGCTCCTTAAATGCTTGCTAAATCAAGACTAATTGGTTCGTATTTGTCGGTGTCGCCGACGCGTTTATAAACTCGGATATAGCTTTTTGAGCCAACCACCTGCACGCTGTCGGAGATAGCGTCCATCGCGCATTTCCAGCGTGGGTCTTGGATGTCCACGCGGCGTAGGGCTAAAATCTTGTTTGAGTTAAGATTGCCTTCCTTATCCACGTCAAACGCGCGGTCAATAATGGTTTTAAGCTCAGGGCGACTGCCTTCTGTCCAGTCTTGCAAACAGGCGTCAATTAATGCTTTAGCCGCTTGGATGCGTTCATCAAATTGCAATGATTCGGCGATAGCGCGTTGCACTTTGTATTCACCGTCAAAGCTATAAAGTGTGACGTTGCCTTTTTTACCGCCTAAATTTGCGCCATACTGCGCAGCGGAAAGTTCGACAAAGGCGGCGATGTCGCCAAACACTTCACTTTTAAAGTCTTTCATGACTTGGTTAGTCGCTACGGCCTTGCGCACAATTTCAAGCACCAACTCATCTCGCACTTTGTCGATTTCTTTAATTGATGCCTCAGGGATAAGCGCGCCGCGTGCGTCTTTGCGATAGCCTTCGGGGATTGTTACTTTTTGAGTTTCCATTTGTTTTTCCTTTTTTTACGGGTTACTAAAATCAGTGTTTGGGTAGTGTTTGGCGAGCCATGCACGCACTTCTTTTTCGGCTTCGGCCGTCAATGGCGGTGGCATATCGCCAAATTCTTCGCGCCATTCTGCATTTGCCGCTTGTTGCCAACACAACTCATCGCTATCAGCACATTTCAGCGTTTCCGCTTGGGCGACACCGCTCAAAAGTGCGGTCAAAATCAAAGCCGTTTTTAAGGTTTTCATCAGTTGCCCCCGGTCATTTGTTTTTGTGCGATTAAAATCAGGTCTAATGTAATTGCGGTGCCCTGTGCTTTGGCGGTGATAGCGGCAAGTTTTAAATACTGCGTCAACGCGCGTAAACCGCCTGCCTTGGTGCCGATACTATTAAGTACGGTCATCAAATCTTTATCGTCAGTATCCAAACCCCAAGCACCTGCAATCGCTTTAATATCGGCCTTACTGCTCCCCTTGATAGGCGTATGCTTACCAATACGGCTCCAA from Aggregatibacter aphrophilus ATCC 33389 includes the following:
- a CDS encoding DUF3164 family protein, with the protein product METQKVTIPEGYRKDARGALIPEASIKEIDKVRDELVLEIVRKAVATNQVMKDFKSEVFGDIAAFVELSAAQYGANLGGKKGNVTLYSFDGEYKVQRAIAESLQFDERIQAAKALIDACLQDWTEGSRPELKTIIDRAFDVDKEGNLNSNKILALRRVDIQDPRWKCAMDAISDSVQVVGSKSYIRVYKRVGDTDKYEPISLDLASI
- a CDS encoding DUF551 domain-containing protein; the encoded protein is MNKYFAYDALEREFTTHDTLDEAKSQAQDCVDQIFEFGTNDGFDTDLEDAIKEGCFGVVLGGFDLPTRPLTEEEKELYADEFIHMVENPPVLVEYPQNGWIKCSERLPGDWSEVLFAMKVPESESGWLIRTGSYFEDGMGFCSFDGVEFEGVTHWKPLPQPPID
- a CDS encoding ANR family transcriptional regulator, with the translated sequence MEMTYKDLSELAVEVERAGDLSYAATLWFKAADIAKKTVNQDWAITRGEFCEHWHPRLKRKKQTEVKQDG